The following proteins are co-located in the Paenibacillus sp. JNUCC32 genome:
- a CDS encoding cytochrome c oxidase subunit II, with amino-acid sequence MKKGIALLVSCMLLFVLAACGGNQQESEGNSGITDTGVAPEAELVIKGSNFQFDQAEYHLKKGVPVKITYENEDGNHGVMIPALGLQLDRKNNSTVVTPDKAGEFEVSCSIMCGAGHSKMISKLIVEE; translated from the coding sequence GTGAAAAAAGGCATAGCACTACTTGTTTCATGTATGCTCCTTTTTGTATTGGCGGCCTGCGGCGGAAACCAACAAGAGTCCGAGGGCAATTCGGGGATCACGGATACCGGCGTGGCACCGGAAGCAGAACTCGTGATTAAAGGCTCCAACTTCCAATTTGACCAAGCCGAATATCACCTCAAAAAAGGGGTGCCCGTCAAGATTACTTACGAGAACGAAGACGGCAACCACGGCGTTATGATTCCTGCGCTTGGCCTGCAGCTGGACCGAAAGAACAACTCAACCGTCGTTACGCCTGACAAGGCAGGAGAATTCGAGGTTTCGTGTTCCATTATGTGCGGAGCCGGTCACAGCAAAATGATATCCAAACTGATCGTCGAAGAATAG
- a CDS encoding phage holin family protein produces MQFLGHVVRFIVAALVLMVVGWIVPQFSVGGFGSALLLALVIALFGWAIEGIFGKKVTPFGRGIVGFIVSALVIYLAQFIVGGVSVSILGALLAALVIGIIDLFIPISTPFEAGKNRKE; encoded by the coding sequence ATGCAATTTCTCGGGCATGTCGTTCGATTTATCGTAGCGGCTCTCGTCCTTATGGTCGTCGGATGGATCGTCCCTCAATTCTCCGTCGGCGGATTCGGAAGCGCCCTGCTGCTTGCACTCGTCATCGCCCTGTTTGGCTGGGCTATCGAGGGCATCTTCGGCAAAAAAGTCACGCCGTTTGGACGCGGCATCGTGGGCTTCATTGTGAGCGCGCTTGTCATTTACCTGGCCCAGTTCATCGTCGGAGGCGTTAGCGTCTCCATTCTGGGTGCTCTGCTTGCTGCACTGGTCATCGGGATCATCGATCTGTTCATTCCGATCTCCACCCCGTTTGAAGCAGGCAAAAACCGCAAAGAATAA
- a CDS encoding endonuclease MutS2: protein MNDKILHTLEYRKILNTLTQYTQTSMGSLRAERLMPETDLEAVKDLLAATDQAYTVDRLKGNPSFRGITDINDALKRARIGGTLNPHELLATSNTIHGSRRIKRFIAAIHEDEKIDILFNLSDLISEQKPLEDAIRLCIDETAEVLDSASAELSQIRRELRGGEVRIREKLESMIRSQSVAKMLQDQLITIRGDRFVIPVKAEYRSHFGGIVHDQSGSGATLFIEPESIVAMNNKLRETRMREEREIEVILQKLTAQVGEQAELLSIDVDLIGQLDFIFAKARLAHVMKASLPRMNDRGYIKLRRGRHPLIPTDQVVPLDVELGNSYTSIIVTGPNTGGKTVTLKTIGLLNLMAMSGLFIPAEEGSQMCVFDAIYADIGDEQSIEQSLSTFSSHMTNIIRILSQMTPKSLVLLDEVGAGTDPAEGSALAISILEHIHRMGCRMIATTHYSELKAYAYERKGVINASMEFDINTLSPTYRLLVGVPGRSNAFAIAERLGLPGSILEFARGEVKEEDQRVEHMIASLEENRHTAEVEREKAEQVRKEMEELRQRHQQELQKLEEQKDKLVDKARAEARQIVDKARSEAEEIIADLRKIAQEEGASVKEHKLIAARKRLDDAEPQQGKKTGGQRSAKQQRSIEPGDEVRVYSLNQKGHVVEMSGSKEAVVQLGIMKMKVALDDLELLSNQAANAKQAPKQHATVLKRTRDANIRNELDLRGANLEEALIEVDRFIDEAFLGNLGQIYIIHGKGTGILRTGIQDYLRKHKHVKSHRLGNYGEGGNGVTIAELK, encoded by the coding sequence TTGAACGACAAGATTTTGCACACTTTAGAATACCGGAAAATTTTAAATACATTGACGCAATATACCCAAACCTCCATGGGAAGTTTGAGGGCTGAAAGGTTAATGCCAGAGACCGACCTCGAAGCCGTGAAGGATCTGCTCGCGGCCACCGACCAGGCTTACACCGTAGACCGGCTTAAGGGCAACCCGTCCTTCCGCGGCATTACCGACATCAACGATGCTTTGAAGCGGGCTCGAATCGGAGGCACGCTGAATCCGCATGAATTGCTTGCCACGTCGAACACGATTCACGGGTCGCGACGAATCAAACGGTTTATCGCTGCGATTCATGAGGATGAGAAGATTGATATTCTCTTTAATTTAAGCGATCTTATTTCGGAGCAGAAGCCGCTGGAGGATGCCATTCGGCTCTGCATCGATGAAACGGCCGAGGTGCTGGACTCCGCAAGCGCGGAGCTGTCGCAAATTCGGAGGGAGCTGCGAGGCGGAGAGGTACGCATCCGCGAGAAGCTGGAATCCATGATCCGTTCGCAATCGGTGGCGAAAATGCTGCAGGACCAGCTGATTACGATTCGCGGCGACCGATTCGTCATTCCCGTCAAAGCGGAGTATCGCTCCCACTTTGGCGGTATCGTACACGACCAGTCCGGCTCGGGCGCGACACTGTTCATCGAACCGGAGTCCATCGTGGCGATGAACAACAAGCTGCGCGAGACCCGGATGCGGGAAGAACGGGAGATTGAAGTGATTCTGCAGAAGCTGACCGCCCAGGTCGGCGAACAGGCTGAACTGCTGTCCATCGACGTCGATCTGATCGGGCAGCTCGATTTTATTTTTGCCAAAGCCCGTTTAGCTCATGTGATGAAGGCTTCGCTCCCGCGGATGAACGACAGAGGATATATTAAGCTGCGCAGAGGCAGACATCCGCTCATACCGACGGACCAGGTCGTGCCGCTGGACGTGGAATTGGGCAATTCCTATACCTCCATCATCGTCACGGGCCCGAATACCGGCGGTAAGACGGTTACGCTCAAAACGATCGGTTTATTAAACCTGATGGCGATGTCCGGACTGTTTATTCCGGCCGAAGAAGGCAGCCAGATGTGCGTGTTCGATGCGATCTACGCGGATATTGGCGATGAGCAAAGCATTGAGCAGAGCCTGAGTACCTTCTCCAGCCATATGACCAACATCATTCGCATTTTAAGCCAGATGACGCCGAAGAGCCTGGTCCTGCTCGATGAAGTGGGGGCGGGGACCGACCCGGCGGAAGGTTCGGCTCTGGCGATTTCCATTCTGGAGCATATCCACCGCATGGGCTGCCGCATGATCGCGACGACGCACTATTCCGAATTGAAGGCATACGCCTATGAACGCAAAGGCGTGATCAATGCCAGCATGGAGTTCGATATCAATACCCTAAGTCCGACTTATCGGCTGCTGGTGGGCGTTCCTGGACGAAGTAACGCGTTTGCTATTGCAGAACGTCTGGGATTGCCAGGATCCATTCTGGAATTCGCCCGCGGGGAAGTGAAGGAAGAGGATCAGCGGGTGGAGCATATGATTGCGTCCCTCGAGGAGAACCGGCATACCGCTGAAGTGGAGCGTGAGAAGGCGGAACAGGTTCGGAAGGAAATGGAGGAACTGCGTCAACGTCACCAGCAGGAGCTTCAGAAGCTCGAGGAGCAGAAAGACAAACTCGTTGATAAGGCTCGGGCGGAAGCAAGACAGATCGTGGACAAGGCGCGGAGCGAAGCCGAGGAGATCATTGCGGACCTGCGCAAGATTGCCCAGGAGGAAGGGGCTTCCGTTAAGGAGCACAAGCTGATCGCGGCCAGAAAGCGCCTGGATGACGCCGAGCCGCAGCAGGGCAAGAAAACGGGCGGCCAGCGTTCTGCGAAGCAGCAGCGCAGCATCGAGCCCGGGGATGAGGTTCGGGTATACAGCCTGAATCAGAAGGGGCATGTCGTGGAGATGTCCGGCTCGAAGGAAGCCGTCGTTCAGCTTGGCATTATGAAGATGAAGGTCGCGCTGGACGATTTGGAGCTGCTGTCGAATCAAGCCGCCAATGCCAAGCAGGCACCGAAACAGCATGCCACCGTCCTGAAGCGGACCCGCGATGCCAACATCCGGAATGAGCTGGATTTAAGGGGAGCGAACCTGGAAGAAGCCTTGATCGAGGTGGACCGGTTCATTGATGAGGCGTTTTTGGGGAATCTGGGACAGATCTACATCATTCACGGCAAGGGAACCGGCATTTTGCGAACCGGCATTCAGGATTATTTGCGCAAGCACAAACATGTCAAAAGCCATCGTTTAGGCAATTACGGCGAAGGCGGCAATGGCGTTACGATTGCCGAGTTGAAATAA
- the zapA gene encoding cell division protein ZapA, with translation MTTSDRKSVTVDIYGTSYKLVGNSSDYTRQVANYVDDRMRTISKAHSRLDTPRIAVLAAVHMAEEALQKLEYQNEAKQMTAERNELRTELAKVQGLQIEQQERHRQQLEQLERKLAEQTTLAEEYRKSKENLTAESERTKELLQKESDRVAELLKEKQQLEVRLKEQREKLESGHKQAMEDMKRRYEGQISQSALTHKQAVEKLEQSLRTSAKQAEEKLAEQLKKQESTYKQEALLKEQQHSKTVQDLKQQNSKTVQDLEQKYTKTVQDLKLEHSKTLQDLEQQNSKTVQDLEKQLAEQRNRGGQLHSRLTTAEKELNTVKAESDKLKEQLHSSKQQAEASSQELRSFRTKAEGLAKELEALKQESGKSEEERRRLQKLVVDANQTSRKQQEELQRLSSELQSWRTLADQRKEETGELEMRIVELMELNESLEEGMKGLQDEIHVMKDEADRILSERRSAQEELKELQLRNEELEKLTQDAGIREEETGKLYAMLEEEYDTVSNQLDELRKKATASEERASELAEQLRESEERAVHWQDQYQQWMAEREQLAADSEKLAAERDEWKRTKLALEEELQSWQQEIASARQACDRLEGEKSEAAQQYSDLGEQYELVMHQYRLLQAEQELKAEQAAQLEEEHRKLKEEYAKLQVEYNEWIELIEQDQR, from the coding sequence TTGACTACATCTGACCGTAAAAGCGTTACCGTAGACATCTACGGAACTTCCTATAAACTCGTTGGAAACAGCAGTGATTATACCAGACAGGTAGCCAATTACGTGGATGATCGCATGCGTACCATCTCCAAGGCGCACTCCCGATTGGATACCCCGCGCATTGCCGTCCTTGCCGCGGTACATATGGCTGAAGAAGCTTTGCAGAAGCTGGAGTATCAGAACGAGGCCAAGCAGATGACGGCCGAGCGGAATGAGCTGAGAACGGAACTGGCCAAGGTGCAGGGACTTCAAATCGAGCAGCAGGAGAGACATCGTCAGCAGCTGGAGCAGCTGGAGCGCAAGCTGGCGGAGCAGACAACGCTGGCTGAAGAATACAGGAAATCCAAGGAGAACCTGACGGCGGAGTCGGAGCGTACGAAGGAGCTGCTCCAGAAGGAATCGGACCGCGTGGCGGAACTTCTGAAGGAGAAGCAGCAGCTTGAGGTGCGTCTTAAGGAGCAGCGCGAGAAGCTGGAGAGCGGCCACAAGCAGGCGATGGAAGATATGAAACGCCGTTATGAAGGGCAAATTTCACAGTCGGCGCTCACGCATAAGCAGGCCGTCGAGAAGCTGGAACAGAGCTTGCGGACTTCAGCGAAGCAGGCTGAAGAGAAGCTGGCGGAGCAGTTGAAGAAACAGGAGAGCACTTATAAACAAGAGGCGCTTCTGAAAGAACAGCAGCACTCGAAGACCGTGCAGGATCTGAAGCAGCAGAATTCGAAGACGGTGCAGGATCTGGAGCAGAAGTACACGAAGACGGTGCAAGATCTGAAGCTGGAGCACTCGAAAACCTTGCAGGATTTGGAGCAGCAGAACTCGAAGACCGTGCAGGATCTGGAGAAACAGCTCGCCGAGCAGCGCAATCGCGGCGGCCAGCTGCACTCGCGGTTAACGACCGCGGAGAAGGAACTGAACACGGTAAAAGCGGAATCGGACAAGCTGAAGGAACAGCTCCATTCGTCCAAGCAGCAAGCTGAAGCTTCCTCGCAGGAATTGCGTTCCTTCCGTACGAAGGCGGAAGGGCTGGCGAAGGAACTCGAGGCCCTGAAGCAGGAATCCGGCAAGTCGGAGGAAGAGCGCAGACGTCTGCAGAAGCTTGTGGTGGATGCGAATCAGACCTCCCGCAAGCAGCAGGAAGAGCTGCAGCGTCTAAGCAGCGAGCTGCAATCCTGGCGGACGCTGGCGGATCAGCGCAAGGAGGAGACCGGCGAGCTCGAGATGAGAATCGTCGAGCTGATGGAATTGAACGAAAGCCTGGAAGAGGGAATGAAGGGGCTTCAGGATGAAATCCATGTGATGAAGGACGAAGCGGACCGGATCCTTTCCGAGCGGCGAAGCGCCCAGGAGGAATTGAAGGAGCTCCAGCTCCGCAACGAAGAGCTGGAGAAACTCACCCAGGACGCGGGAATCCGCGAGGAAGAGACCGGCAAACTCTACGCCATGCTGGAAGAAGAATACGATACGGTGTCGAATCAGCTCGATGAGCTTCGCAAGAAGGCGACCGCCAGCGAAGAGCGTGCAAGCGAACTTGCCGAGCAGCTGAGGGAGTCCGAAGAGCGCGCCGTTCATTGGCAGGACCAATACCAGCAATGGATGGCGGAACGGGAACAGCTGGCTGCAGACAGCGAGAAGCTCGCCGCAGAGCGCGATGAGTGGAAACGAACCAAGCTTGCGCTGGAAGAAGAGCTTCAGTCCTGGCAGCAGGAGATTGCTTCCGCGCGTCAGGCCTGCGACCGTCTGGAAGGCGAGAAAAGCGAAGCGGCACAGCAGTATTCCGATCTTGGCGAACAGTACGAGCTGGTTATGCACCAGTATCGGCTGCTGCAGGCAGAACAGGAATTGAAGGCGGAGCAAGCCGCGCAGCTTGAAGAAGAACACCGCAAGCTGAAGGAAGAGTATGCGAAGCTCCAAGTTGAATATAATGAATGGATCGAGTTGATTGAGCAGGATCAGCGTTAG
- a CDS encoding DUF350 domain-containing protein, with protein MTEAIDHLLTHPLGVLVGYFSVAILALIVYLYCFELVTKYNCWDEIRKGNVAAAMATGGKVFGICNVMRYSITANTSIYGMIKWSFFGFILLLLAYWLLEFLTPVFSVDEEIGKDNRAVGLIVLLITVSLSYIIGASIT; from the coding sequence ATGACGGAAGCGATTGATCATTTGCTGACCCATCCGCTTGGGGTGCTCGTCGGCTATTTCTCGGTTGCGATACTTGCACTTATTGTTTACTTGTATTGCTTTGAATTGGTTACCAAGTACAATTGCTGGGATGAAATACGCAAAGGAAATGTTGCCGCGGCCATGGCGACCGGCGGCAAGGTCTTTGGCATTTGTAACGTGATGCGGTATAGCATCACGGCGAATACGTCCATTTACGGCATGATTAAATGGTCGTTCTTCGGGTTTATACTGCTTTTATTGGCTTATTGGCTGCTTGAATTCTTGACGCCTGTGTTTTCGGTCGATGAAGAGATTGGCAAGGATAATCGGGCAGTGGGCCTGATCGTGCTTCTTATCACCGTATCTTTGTCTTACATTATTGGAGCGAGCATTACTTAA